From Hordeum vulgare subsp. vulgare unplaced genomic scaffold, MorexV3_pseudomolecules_assembly, whole genome shotgun sequence, the proteins below share one genomic window:
- the LOC123422972 gene encoding maturase K, whose product MEKFEGYSEKQKSRQQYFVYPLLFQEYIYAFAHDYGLNGSEPVEIVSWNNKKFSSLLVKRLIIRMYQQNFLDNSVNHPNQDRLLDYKIFFYSEFYSQILSEGFAIVVEIPFSLRELSCPKEKEIPKFQNLRSIHSIFPFLEDKFLHLDYLSHIEIPYPIHLEILVQLLQYRIQDVPSLHLLRFFLNYYSNWNSFITSMKSILFFQKENKRLVKFLYNSYVSEYEFFLLFLRKQSSCLPLAYSGTFLERIHFSRKMEHFGIMYPGFSRKTLWFFMDPLIHYVRYQGKAILASKGSFFLKKKWKCYLINFWQYYFFFWTQPRRIHINQLANSCFDFMGYLSSVPKSPLLVRNQMLENSFLIDTRMKKFDTIVPATLLIGYLSKAQFCTGSGHPISKPIWTDLSDWDILDRFGRICRNLFHYHSGSSKKRTLYRLKYILRLSCARTLARKHKSTVRTFMQRLGSAFLEEFFTEEEQVFSLMFTKTTLFSFSGSHTERIWYLDIIGINDLVNPLN is encoded by the coding sequence ATGGAAAAATTCGAAGGGTATTCAGAAAAACAGAAATCTCGTCAACAATACTTTGTCTACCCACTTCTCTTTCAGGAGTATATTTATGCATTTGCTCATGATTATGGATTAAACGGTTCTGAACCTGTGGAAATAGTTAGTTGGAATAACAAGAAATTTAGTTCACTACTTGTGAAACGTTTAATTATTCGAATGTATCAGCAGAATTTTTTGGATAACTCGGTTAATCATCCTAATCAAGATCGATTATTGGATTACAAAATTTTTTTTTATTCTGAGTTTTATTCTCAGATTCTATCTGAGGGGTTTGCGATTGTTGTGGAAATCCCATTCTCGCTACGGGAATTATCTTgtccgaaagaaaaagaaataccaaaGTTTCAGAATTTACGCTCTATTCATTCAATATTTCCCTTTTTAGAAGACAAATTTTTGCATTTGGATTATCTATCACATATAGAAATACCCTATCCTATCCATTTGgaaatcttggttcaactccttcAATACCGTATCCAAGATGTTCCATCTTTGCATTTATTGCGATTCTTTCTCAACTACTATTCGAATTGGAATAGTTTTATTACTTCAATGAAATCCattcttttttttcaaaaagaaaataaaagactaGTTAAATTCCTATATAACTCTTATGTATCAGAATAtgaatttttcttgttgtttcttCGTAAACAATCTTCTTGCTTACCATTAGCATATTCTGGAACTTTTCTGGAACGAATCCACTTTTCTAGGAAGATGGAACATTTTGGGATAATGTACCCTGGTTTTTCTCGGAAAACCTTATGGTTCTTTATGGATCCTCTTATACATTATGTTCGATATCAAGGAAAGGCAATTCTTGCATCAAAAggcagtttttttttgaaaaagaaatgGAAATGCTACCTTATCAATTTCTGGCaatattatttctttttttggaCTCAGCCGCGAAGAATCCATATAAACCAATTAGCAAACTCTTGCTTCGATTTTATGGGATACCTTTCAAGTGTACCAAAAAGTCCTTTGTTGGTAAGGAATCAAATGCTGGAGAATTCATTTCTCATAGATACTCGAATGAAAAAATTCGATACCATAGTCCCCGCTACTCTCCTCATAGGATACTTATCAAAAGCTCAATTTTGTACTGGATCGGGGCATCCTATTAGTAAACCCATTTGGACGGATTTATCAGATTGGGATATTCTTGATCGATTTGGTCGGATATGTAGAAAtctttttcattatcatagtggaTCTTCGAAAAAACGGACTTTGTATCGACTAAAGTATATACTTCGACTTTCATGCGCTAGAACTTTAGCTCGTAAACATAAAAGCACGGTACGAACTTTTATGCAACGATTGGGTTcggcatttttagaagaattttttACGGAAGAAGAGCAAGTTTTTTCTTTGATGTTCACCAAAACAACTCTTTTTTCTTTCAGTGGATCACACACTGAGCGTATTTGGTATTTGGATATTATAGGTATCAATGACCTGGTCAACCCTCTTAATTAA
- the LOC123422976 gene encoding photosystem II protein D1, which produces MTAILERRESTSLWGRFCNWITSTENRLYIGWFGVLMIPTLLTATSVFIIAFIAAPPVDIDGIREPVSGSLLYGNNIISGAIIPTSAAIGLHFYPIWEAASVDEWLYNGGPYELIVLHFLLGVACYMGREWELSFRLGMRPWIAVAYSAPVAAATAVFLIYPIGQGSFSDGMPLGISGTFNFMIVFQAEHNILMHPFHMLGVAGVFGGSLFSAMHGSLVTSSLIRETTENESANEGYKFGQEEETYNIVAAHGYFGRLIFQYASFNNSRSLHFFLAAWPVVGIWFTALGISTMAFNLNGFNFNQSVVDSQGRVINTWADIINRANLGMEVMHERNAHNFPLDLAAVEVPAING; this is translated from the coding sequence ATGACTGCAATTTTAGAGAGACGCGAAAGTACAAGCCTGTGGGGTCGCTTCTGCAACTGGATAACTAGCACTGAAAATCGTCTTTACATCGGATGGTTCGGTGTTTTGATGATCCCTACCTTATTGACCGCAACTTCTGTATTTATTATCGCCTTCATCGCTGCCCCTCCAGTAGATATTGATGGTATTCGCGAGCCTGTTTCTGGTTCTTTACTTTATGGAAACAATATTATCTCTGGTGCTATTATTCCTACTTCTGCGGCGATCGGATTGCACTTTTACCCAATTTGGGAAGCTGCATCTGTTGATGAGTGGTTATACAATGGTGGTCCTTATGAGCTAATTGTTCTACACTTCTTACTTGGTGTAGCTTGTTATATGGGTCGTGAGTGGGAACTTAGTTTCCGTCTGGGTATGCGTCCTTGGATTGCTGTTGCATATTCAGCTCCTGTTGCAGCTGCTACTGCTGTTTTCTTGATTTACCCTATTGGTCAAGGAAGCTTTTCTGATGGTATGCCTTTAGGAATCTCTGGTACTTTCAACTTTATGATTGTATTCCAGGCAGAGCACAACATCCTTATGCATCCATTCCACATGTTAGGTGTAGCTGGTGTATTCGGCGGTTCCCTATTCAGTGCTATGCATGGTTCCTTGGTAACCTCTAGTTTGATCAGGGAAACTACTGAAAATGAATCTGCTAATGAGGGTTACAAATTTGGTCAAGAGGAAGAGACTTATAATATTGTGGCTGCTCATGGTTATTTTGGCCGATTAATCTTCCAATATGCTAGTTTCAACAACTCTCGTTCTTTACACTTCTTCTTGGCTGCTTGGCCTGTAGTAGGAATCTGGTTCACTGCTTTAGGTATTAGTACTATGGCTTTCAACCTAAATGGTTTCAATTTCAACCAATCTGTAGTTGATAGTCAAGGTCGCGTTATTAATACTTGGGCTGATATCATCAACCGTGCTAACCTTGGTATGGAAGTAATGCACGAACGTAATGCTCACAACTTCCCTCTAGACTTAGCTGCTGTTGAAGTTCCAGCTATTAATGGATAA